One part of the Salmo salar chromosome ssa10, Ssal_v3.1, whole genome shotgun sequence genome encodes these proteins:
- the LOC106561870 gene encoding SKI family transcriptional corepressor 1 homolog-B, producing the protein MESNPTQLPVERDSSRSPPSSKQDLPTFNPNLKPNQVSETALYGIPIVCLVLDGQERLCLAQISNTLLKNYSYNEIHNRRVALGITCVQCTPVQLEILRRAGAMPISSRRCGMITKREAERLCKSFIGAHNPPKLPENFAFDVSHECTWGSRGNFIPARYNSSRAKCIKCSFCNMYFSPNKFIFHSHRTPESKYTQPDAANFNSWRRHLKLTDKGSPDDLAHAWEDVKAMFNGGSRKRTLPMHRHGPERSSPLKPHQGPSNLTRRDSPEIPPKILRCEDNRGGMGSMACITRSYPIIPVPSKSYGILQNVKIPPPLFPHPYGFPAFGLCQKKDESGVMGESNKAHLSGVFSWPRPKDSAYHSFPMFWPTADGLPIPSFPQPQPQHQAQPQHQAQPKQPSEVLCSRQSELDASEQGERNSNTPKDSLGDNERCSSTQSTRNEDDKSGDEARLMDGKMPVLPRKISYVSAFRPVIKDAESIAKLYGNRGKYNGARAGYLSPDFLSESSSYRSLSPDSVESVGETDVDVETNKSQEDEESLPHSIEDSRSPPVPVLSPTRGAGSPNGLESIPKSEQAAVVDSQRINLPIQVVRSSNRDRQGKQLPDCNKTTSFDEVYSPDRSSPYAFGSATNYQTDNVESKDDCASREEPSSTVKEVETKPYNDPSREGGPRQALNEEDELQKQLMEQVELRKKLEREFQHLKDNFNHQMKRELSYREEMVQQLHIVREAHDALHQFSCKMLTPRPCNGTCSFKPPLLPP; encoded by the exons ATGGAGTCTAATCCTACTCAGTTACCTGTGGAACGGGACTCCAGCCGCTCTCCACCGAGCTCCAAACAGGACCTCCCAACATTCAACCCCAACCTGAAACCCAACCAGGTCAGCGAGACAGCCCTGTATGGAATCCCCATAGTGTGCCTGGTGCTGGACGGCCAGGAGAGACTGTGTCTGGCCCAGATCTCTAACACCCTGCTGAAGAATTACAGCTATAACGAAATCCACAACCGGCGTGTGGCTCTGGGCATCACCTGCGTGCAATGCACCCCGGTCCAGCTGGAGATCCTGAGGCGTGCTGGCGCCATGCCCATCTCCTCGAGGCGCTGTGGGATGATTACAAAGCGAGAAGCAGAGAGGCTTTGTAAATCGTTTATCGGTGCTCACAACCCTCCAAAACTACCGGAGAATTTCGCGTTTGATGTTTCCCACGAGTGCACGTGGGGGAGCCGCGGTAACTTTATACCAGCTAGATACAACAGCTCTCGAGCCAAGTGCATCAAGTGCTCCTTCTGCAATATGTATTTTTCTCCCAATAAGTTCATATTTCACTCTCACCGAACACCAGAATCCAAGTATACCCAACCAGACGCTGCTAACTTTAACTCCTGGAGGAGACACCTCAAACTGACCGACAAGGGCTCGCCGGATGATTTAGCTCATGCGTGGGAGGACGTCAAAGCCATGTTCAACGGGGGCAGCCGGAAGAGGACGCTGCCAATGCACCGCCACGGGCCCGAACGTTCCTCTCCGTTAAAACCTCACCAAGGACCTTCCAACCTGACCCGGAGAGACTCACCGGAGATACCCCCTAAAATCCTCCGCTGCGAGGATAACCGGGGAGGTATGGGGAGTATGGCGTGTATCACGCGCAGCTATCCCATTATTCCGGTGCCCAGCAAAAGCTACGGGATACTGCAGAACGTGAagatccctccacctctcttcccACACCCATACGGGTTTCCGGCCTTCGGGTTGTGTCAGAAGAAGGATGAAAGTGGTGTGATGGGGGAGTCGAATAAAGCCCACCTCTCTGGGGTCTTCTCCTGGCCGCGTCCCAAGGACAGCGCCTACCACTCTTTCCCCATGTTCTGGCCTACTGCAGACGGCCTGCCCATACCGTCCTTCCCCCAGCCCCAGCCACAGCACCAGGCCCAGCCACAGCACCAGGCCCAGCCCAAACAGCCATCGGAGGTGCTGTGCTCCAGACAGAGTGAGCTGGACGCATCCGAGCAGGGAGAAAGAAATAGCAACACACCAAAGGACAGCCTGGGGGATAATGAGCGGTGCTCCAGCACTCAGTCCACCCGGAATGAGGATGACAAATCCGGGGATGAAGCGAGGTTAATGGACGGTAAAATGCCCGTTCTACCCCGGAAGATTAGCTATGTCTCCGCATTCAGACCCGTCATCAAAGACGCGGAGAGTATAGCCAAACTGTACGGTAACCGGGGGAAGTACAACGGGGCTCGAGCTGGGTATCTGTCTCCCGATTTCCTGAGCGAGAGCTCGAGCTACAGGTCCTTGTCGCCAGACAGCGTGGAAAGCGTTGGCGAGACAGATGTGGACGTGGAGACCAATAAGTCACAAGAGGACGAGGAGTCACTTCCGCACTCCATTGAGGACAGCAGGAGCCCTCCTGTCCCCGTCCTAAGCCCGACGCGCGGTGCCGGTTCACCAAACGGCCTAGAATCCATCCCTAAGTCAGAGCAGGCCGCTGTGGTCGACTCACAGAGAATAAACCTACCTATACAGGTGGTGAGGTCTTCAAATAGAGATAGACAGGGCAAACAGCTTCCGGACTGCAATAAGACCACGTCTTTTGATGAA GTGTATTCGCCGGACAGGAGCAGCCCATATGCTTTTGGTTCAGCAACGAATTACCAGACAGACAATGTGGAATCGAAAG ATGACTGTGCCAGTAGAGAGGAGCCATCTTCCACAGTGAAGGAGGTTGAAACGAAGCCGTATAACGACCCAAGCAGGGAGGGGGGCCCGAGACAAGCACTGAACGAGGAGG ACGAATTGCAGAAACAACTCATGGAGCAAGTGGAGCTGAGGAAGAAACTGGAACGAGAATTCCAACATTTAAAAG